A stretch of Aspergillus nidulans FGSC A4 chromosome VI DNA encodes these proteins:
- a CDS encoding protein pkfD (transcript_id=CADANIAT00009835), producing the protein MGSLWSSPSLLPSQQDNETEPFSHLPKEIGTDPTLREDSNVSNRNSEAASTSTDSSTNTNENHASTSQSSLEGAPDSGPIKIAIIGGGIIGIITALGLIHRGINVTVYERAPKYTETSAGFSFSKGARKAMEIVSPRVLEALLRVAAPNKHPFIRYFDGFTPGADEAQWQIPAERPDYYGCLRAAFLESLGQEVPEGIVKFGKVLESYEDNEEGKVLLRFRDGSTAEVDAVIGCDGIKSRTRRIMLGDTHPAAAPGYTEIVAYRAVLPLEGVVAALGEDRGHSHCLAVGPDAYTVSYPIANKPLANMILFRKQRGSWANSDKLLETCHRSTAQDAVKDWKPEIQRLVDLLPENPNKWAIFDTSDNPVPSYVSASGRVCIAGDAAHASTPFLASGAAMGVEDAAVLATVLNTALKEQSYNKTTVVKRKAITAAFQAYSGIRMQRSQRVVKDSRTVGEVCMWQDAETARDPEKCFQAIWQRYTQIWEFDVEEMVERARSECVRLFS; encoded by the exons ATGGGTTCACTCTGGTCCTCCCCATCATTATTACCATCTCAGCAAGATAACGAGACAGAGCCCTTTTCACACCTTCCTAAAGAGATAGGTACAGACCCGACACTGAGGGAAGACTCCAACGTCTCGAACCGTAACTCAGAGGCCGCGAGTACCAGCACTGACTCCAGCACAAACACAAACGAAAACCATGCTTCTACATCCCAGTCTTCGCTTGAAGGCGCCCCCGACTCGGGCCCCATTAAGATTGctatcatcggcggcggtATCATCGGCATAATCACAGCGCTGGGTCTGATCCACCGCGGCATCAACGTAACCGTCTACGAGCGCGCCCCCAAGTACACCGAGACGAGTGCGGGCTTCTCATTCAGCAAGGGCGCCCGCAAAGCAATGGAAATAGTATCGCCACGGGTGCTGGAAGCGCTGCTCCGCGTCGCGGCGCCAAACAAGCACCCGTTTATCCGGTACTTTGACGGTTTTACGCCCGGCGCAGACGAAGCGCAGTGGCAGATTCCTGCCGAACGGCCGGATTACTATGGTTGTCTGCGCGCGGCGTTTCTGGAGAGCTTGGGGCAGGAAGTGCCGGAGGGGATCGTGAAGTTTGGGAAGGTTCTGGAGAGCTATGAGGACAatgaggaggggaaggtgCTTTTGCGGTTTAGAGATGGCAGCACAGCTGAAGTTGATGCTG TCATCGGCTGCGACGGCATCAAGTCACGCACGCGCCGCATCATGCTAGGCGACACTCACCCTGCTGCAGCCCCCGGCTACACAGAGATCGTCGCCTACCGGGCCGTCCTCCCCCTCGAAGGCGTTGTGGCGGCACTCGGCGAAGACAGGGGACACAGCCATTGTCTCGCCGTTGGGCCGGACGCATACACCGTGAGCTACCCGATCGCCAACAAGCCTCTCGCCAACATGATCCTCTTTCGCAAGCAGCGCGGTTCGTGGGCGAACTCTGACAAACTGCTCGAGACGTGCCACCGCTCGACCGCGCAAGACGCTGTCAAAGACTGGAAGCCTGAAATCCAGCGCCTGGTCGACCTCCTACCAGAGAATCCCAACAAATGGGCCATCTTCGATACGTCAGACAACCCGGTGCCGAGCTATGTGTCTGCCTCAGGACGCGTATGTATTGCAGGCGACGCCGCGCACGCGAGCACCCCGTTCCTTGCGTCGGGGGCGGCAATGGGGGTGGAAGATGCGGCGGTCCTAGCTACGGTTCTAAATACTGCGCTTAAAGAGCAATCATACAACAAGACTACTGTCGTCAAGAGGAAGGCGATTACAGCCGCGTTCCAGGCCTACAGCGGGATCCGCATGCAGCGCTCGCAACGGGTAGTCAAGGATTCCCGCACGGTGGGCGAGGTCTGTATGTGGCAGGACGCAGAGACGGCGCGGGACCCAGAAAAGTGTTTCCAGGCAATCTGGCAGAGATATACGCAGATCTGGGAGTTCGACgtggaggagatggtggaaAGAGCGAGGAGTGAGTGTGTGCGGTTGTTTAGTTAG
- a CDS encoding 4-hydroxybenzoate octaprenyltransferase pkfE (transcript_id=CADANIAT00009834), protein MYSKSWILNALPAPLVPYCELTRVGYLPIGVLVSYLPVLVAILHVAAVARLPYDNILDSCLQWLPLCYVYSAYGCVVDDIADQDLDRKVERCQHRPLVRGAVSTTSACLFAASLASLAVFLTKTFFPDQPAVHIPVALAGSIIYPFLKRFTNFALLYLAFLYVATGLNASRTIGYDILSAPDHLLTSNLLLAAAVFIANVSVETIYMHADLEDDIKSGIGSLAVKIQGYSKPVLFLAAVAYGSLVLASGLAAEFGKWYFTGAITSALTLFTLVARVDLKNGKMCEQFFFMGNAVLMSLLAAGLYGECIA, encoded by the coding sequence ATGTACTCAAAGTCCTGGATCCTTAATGCCCTTCCAGCACCCTTGGTGCCCTACTGCGAGCTCACCCGCGTGGGCTACCTTCCCATCGGCGTGCTAGTTTCATACCTCCCCGTCCTAGTCGCCATCTTGCACGTCGCAGCCGTCGCCCGCCTTCCATACGACAATATCCTTGATTCCTGTCTCCAATGGCTGCCCCTCTGCTACGTCTACAGTGCCTACGGTTGCGTTGTTGACGATATCGCAGATCAGGACCTTGACAGGAAGGTCGAGCGCTGCCAGCACCGACCTCTGGTCCGCGGCGCTGTATCAACCACTTCTGCGTGCCTCTTCGCAGCGTCGTTGGCCTCTCTTGCTGTCTTTCTCACAAAGACCTTCTTCCCAGACCAGCCGGCCGTACATATTCCCGTCGCGTTGGCAGGATCCATCATCTACCCGTTCCTCAAGCGTTTCACGAACTTCGCCCTGCTCTACCTCGCCTTCTTGTACGTGGCCACAGGCCTGAACGCCTCTCGCACTATTGGCTATGATATCTTGTCTGCCCCGGACCATCTGCTTACGtccaacctcctcctcgcggCAGCCgtcttcatcgccaacgtTTCGGTGGAGACGATCTACATGCACGCAGATTTGGAAGACGACATCAAATCAGGCATTGGAAGCCTCGCGGTAAAGATCCAAGGCTACTCCAAGCCAGTCCTGTTCCTAGCGGCAGTGGCATATGGATCCCTTGTGTTGGCCAGTGGTCTCGCGGCCGAGTTCGGCAAGTGGTATTTCACTGGCGCTATCACGTCTGCTCTGACGCTGTTCACACTTGTGGCAAGAGTCGATCTGAAGAACGGGAAGATGTGTGAACAGTTCTTTTTCATGGGGAACGCAGTGCTCATGAGCCTCCTTGCGGCCGGTTTGTATGGGGAGTGCATTGCCTGA
- a CDS encoding protein pkfF (transcript_id=CADANIAT00009833), with product MRHTALLPLVSSFIVPALAQIPGQTTVNATVNQGRFGNATYDYVIVGGGTSGLAIAARLAEDPSLSVAVIEAGGYYELDGTVASIIPGLAAGANVGTDATEYSTVDWNFQAQPLTSANDRSLRYNRGKTLGGSSARHYMVYQRGTRGSYDQWAELTGDESWGWDSVFPYFQRSVNVTPANMTGRFPNTTVTYDPSGFNKAGGPLHVTWPNYGSPWSTWIEQGLEAIGILPDTDFNTGTLNGSSWAPITINPLSQKRDSSETSFLQQSLKTTNLTVYLHTMALKIGFDGTTASSVDVRSPVGRFTLSARREIIVSAGALQSPQLLMVSGIGPRETLERHGIPVVKELAGVGQKMWEHPFFGITHQVNLVTATELAINQQALLQALNQYKSQQGPLTSAGFGVLGWEKLPNSTLSDSTNEALATFPSDWPTIEYLSIDGYLNGWHSAADQATGNGQQWGTIAVALVAPLSRGNVTISSSDMDDPPVFDLGFLTHPADREIAVAAMRRIRQAFAAISEITIGDEVVPGADVSTDEELLDFIRESIVPVYHVAGTCAMGREDDPEAVVDPQARVIGVNNLRVVDASIFPTLPPGHPQSTCYMVAEKIADLIKKGN from the exons ATGCGTCACACAGCGCTTCTGCCACTCGTTTCGTCTTTTATCGTACCTGCTCTGGCGCAAATCCCAGGTCAGACGACTGTCAATGCAACCGTCAACCAGGGCCGGTTTGGCAACGCCACGTATGATTATGTGATCGTCGGCGGCGGTACCTCTGGGTTGGCCATTGCCGCGCGCCTGGCCGAGGACCCTTCACTCAGTGTTGCCGTCATTGAGGCTGGAGGATACTATGAGCTGGACGGTACCGTTGCCAGCATCATCCCTGGCCTTGCAGCAGGAGCCAATGTCGGCACCGATGCAACTGAATATTCAACGGTGGACTGGAATTTTCAAGCGCAGCCTCTTACA TCGGCAAATGACAGGTCTCTTCGTTATAATCGTGGGAAGACGCTCGGTGGCTCCTCAGCTAGACATTATATGGTCTACCAACG CGGGACCAGAGGCAGTTACGATCAATGGGCGGAACTCACTGGAGATGAGTCCTGGGGATGGGACTCCGTGTTTCCGTACTTCCAGAGGAGCGTCAATGTCACGCCTGCCAACATGACAGGCCGCTTTCCCAACACCACCGTCACTTATGACCCGTCCGGCTTCAATAAGGCTGGCGGTCCGCTTCATGTTACTTGGCCCAACTACGGGTCCCCGTGGTCTACCTGGATTGagcaagggctggaagctaTTGGGATTCTCCCAGATACCGATTTTAACACTGGGACCTTGAACGGCTCATCCTGGGCCCCAATCACCATCAATCCGCTGAGCCAGAAACGCGACTCGTCAGAAacgagcttcctgcagcagtCATTGAAAACCACTAACCTGACTGTTTACCTACACACAATGGCCCTTAAGATTGGCTTCGACGGCACCACTGCCTCCAGCGTCGATGTGAGAAGCCCTGTGGGAAGGTTCACACTCAGTGCGCGCCGAGAGATCATTGTATCTGCGGGAGCCCTCCAGTCGCCACAGTTACTTATGGTTTCTGGAATTGGACCCCGCGAGACCCTGGAACGCCATGGGATTCCCGTTGTGAAGGAACTTGCCGGTGTTGGCCAGAAAATGTGGGAGCATCCATTCTTCGGTATCACTCACCAGGTCAACCTTGTCACCGCAACTGAGTTGGCAATCAACCAGCAAGCGCTGCTTCAGGCACTGAACCAATACAAGTCCCAACAAGGACCGCTCActtcggctggctttggcGTTTTGGGATGGGAGAAACTTCCCAACAGCACCCTTTCCGACAGCACGAACGAAGCACTGGCTACCTTCCCCTCTGATTGGCCCACCATTGAGTATCTCAGTATCGACGGTTACCTTAACGGATGGCATAGTGCTGCAGACCAGGCAACGGGCAACGGGCAACAATGGGGTACTATTGCGGTGGCTCTGGTTGCACCACTCTCTCGAGGAAATGTCACTATCTCCAGCTCTGACATGGATGACCCCCCTGTGTTCGACCTAGGCTTCCTAACGCATCCTGCGGACCGAGAGATTGCTGTCGCGGCGATGCGGCGTATCCGGCAAGCGTTTGCAGCTATCAGCGAAATTACCATCGGTGACGAGGTCGTCCCCGGTGCGGATGTCAGCACGGACGAGGAGCTACTTGACTTCATCCGCGAGTCTATCGTTCCGGTCTACCATGTGGCAGGAACCTGCGCGATGGGCCGGGAAGATGATCCCGAAGCCGTTGTCGATCCCCAAGCACGGGTGATCGGAGTCAACAACCTTCGTGTAGTGGACGCGAGTATCTTCCCAACACTTCCTCCAGGACATCCGCAGAGCACTTGCTACATGGTCGCTGAGAAGATTGCAGACCTTATCAAGAAAGGAAACTAG
- a CDS encoding protein pkfA (transcript_id=CADANIAT00009832), translating into MQGSSHTLLAFGPQSLSFDKRALIKLRGDISSGRYGQWIQDTIAGLPGFWTALSEALPELRELLPPQERLQDLDRLLNHSIDDIEEGLSISNMILTPLVVLTHLTEYERYLATNQHTSDRTTATGFCTGLLSTFAIASSRNDQELAKYGAVALRLAMLVGALVDAEERRQELQGNGRSVSYSIAWMSEEQQQRLQEILGQRHPETYLSVRYDRARATLTSSGRAAADLAQELREIGLTVAQVRLQGRFHDPSESRKAYTDALADLCNRTPELQFAPTPAMSLAYPKIDNASLHEVAVRSMLVQHCDWYDTFKAAYPEVSSPARVVCFGSERCIPPTLAKRTVKIESQHQASDAFASLDQENMIAVVGMSIKTAGADDVDEFAQMLRTGTSQHQAIMEDDINFNTPWRTDKGSRTWYSNLIRDRSQFDHSFFKMSPREAAAMDPQHRLFLQAAYQAVEQSGYFLEPGHNETKLPEDSVGVFHVSCYDPNAYTATGNLRAFLAGRVSHHFGWTGPALTLDTACSSSAVAIHLACRSILSGECSAALAGGVAVMSSPFWFQNLGAASFLSPTGQCKPFDEKGDGYCRSEGIGCVMLKKMSAAVANNDQILGCIGASAVHQNQNCTAVVVPNKPSLAPLFKQVISKSGLTPADISLVEAHGTGTAVGDPAEYASIADALNVASRPSPLILGSVKGHIGHTEAAAGVVSLIKVLMMMNEGFIPPQASHTRLSPRITAATDKLRISTSLRPWETDQKAALVNSYGASGSNTSMVILQLPKRHTFPHQGVTKDGLAQPFWISGTNEVEITAYCARLAEYIRTRPTVRLDDLSFNLSRQCNRTLARQLVFSCRSMSELQAMLSRGASAEGSSKVVPTERPVILCFGGQVSTFVGLNRLVYENVGLLRRYLDECDMAMTNMGLESIYPEIFSTSPVQDTVKLQCMLFAMQYSCARCWLDCGVSTRIAAVVGHSFGELTALSISGVLSVQDTIKLVAGRARLIRDQWGSDRGAMMAVEGDESTIQQLLEEASQQTPSDHPATIACYNGPRSFTLGGSTAAIEGVKETLLSKYPYIRHKRLNVTNAFHCSLVGNIVEPLNQLGEELTFNSPVIHIEHSSSTPSTGARPSSTFVADHLRKPVYFYHAIERLARAYPDSIWLEAGSNSTITTMAGRALRPTSDIVGQSHHHFQALNITHGGRGSDSLTETTLSLWKEGLRVSFWQHHPVQKDQYEHLILPPRQFARTRHGLDIIAPKTDQGAAQQTGVPKPDGLWTFVGYEDNNRSRPRFLINSNSEKYLAMVEGHVMARTAAICPAGLEVDMAIEALFSLQPEWKERRLQPMLRDMVNSAPVCLDPIRKFWLQLSAADESCMLWDWNITSTREGSSSSLLHVKGSLQIRSPEDPLYRNDFARLERLVPYRQCTDILALAGAQPDDLDDEIHVLQGRNVYQGFSDVISYTPLYRSLRRLVGRGNESAGCVIRKRSHETWLDVPLSECFMQTGGIWVSCMTDRSPDDVFIATGCELWMRSPSLADVKEKGEDGTEKWHVLARHLRVSDKVYLTDVFVFDSRTGALTEVIMGTKFSRLPKTVMRKILSDFHPGNPSVHEKDIVTAAPKQPIIQAQEIVLAEAPRKHKSVQKRDITGQVCQLLSSVSGIEPAKINQNAELSDLGVDSLMAMELAREIEGVFKFSPDHNDLLEATTVEKLTNYISSSIPGSSAASENIDNHGSPNDTDSSGESDPATPTVACSSTDDFREPFIITSSRDEAEVLSLAESDDTFLKSQRPIVEMAKQNTDREEIAEQYVARYTAGFIPPVSSRSSAREHSGNVVIITGATGSLGSHLVASFARDPSVRTVICLNRRSKTPGTLRQSQALSTRKLQLTEAESSKLRMLDGNTSEPHLGLAADEYTWLARNATHIVHNAWPMSLARPIHTFVPQFQALRNLLDLAREMACNCSPNGMRVGFQFVSSISVVGSAAQQRVLEQRVDLRSSLPIGYPEAKWVCERMLDETLHRYPDHFRPMVVRPGQITGSSHTGCWPHTEHMPLLIKTAQTLQAWPDLDGPLHWVPVDTVAQTMVDLLLPGIESDSNQTGTTLNKSEPDAYPVYHIDNPVGQPWKEMTPIITSALNIPSDRVIPYQEFLNLLRSSPLDRDREIPAAKIMDFFTRDFEHMACGGLVLDTTLSQEHSATLAAQGPVTEEENMKILTL; encoded by the exons ATGCAGGGTTCCAGTCACACCCTTCTGGCCTTTGGGCCACAGAGTCTTTCATTCGACAAACGGGCCCTAATAAAGCTTCGCGGCGACATCAGCAGTGGTAGGTACGGGCAATGGATTCAGGACACTATCGCCGGGTTACCAGGGTTCTGGACAGCCCTGTCCGAGGCACTCCCAGAGCTCAGGGAGTTGCTCCCTCCTCAAGAACGACTGCAGGATTTGGACCGACTATTAAATCACAGCATtgatgatattgaggagGGGCTGAGCATATCCAACATGATCCTCACTCCACTAGTCGTCCTAACGCACCTTACGGAATACGAGCGATACCTAGCGACGAACCAACACACCAGTGACCGAACCACAGCCACCGGTTTCTGCACGGGGCTTTTAAGCACATTTGCGATTGCGAGTTCAAGAAATGATCAAGAACTTGCGAAGTATGGCGCGGTTGCGCTGCGGTTAGCCATGTTGGTTGGAGCCCTTGTCGATGCAGAGGAGAGACGGCAAGAGCTGCAGGGAAACGGACGATCTGTATCATATTCGATCGCTTGGATGAGTgaggaacagcagcagagatTACAAGAGATTCTTGGCCAACGGCATCCAGAGACTTACCTCTCTGTTCGTTATGATCGTGCACGCGCGACGCTCACGAGTTCCGGCCGCGCCGCGGCAGACCTAGCACAGGAGCTGCGAGAGATCGGGCTGACCGTCGCTCAAGTGCGGTTGCAGGGCCGGTTCCACGACCCATCTGAGTCCAGAAAAGCATACACTGACGCCCTGGCTGATTTATGCAATCGAACACCTGAGCTCCAGTTTGCACCCACGCCCGCCATGTCCCTAGCCTATCCTAAAATCGACAATGCGAGCCTGCACGAAGTTGCAGTGCGCAGTATGCTTGTTCAACATTGCGACTGGTATGACACATTCAAGGCTGCCTATCCAGAGGTTTCAAGTCCCGCGCGTGTGGTGTGCTTCGGCTCAGAGAGATGTATCCCGCCCACGTTGGCAAAACGGACAGTAAAGATCGAAAGTCAACATCAAGCATCAGATGCCTTTGCCAGCCTCGACCAAGAAAATATGATTGCAGTCGTGGGAATGTCGATCAAGACAGCCGGTGCTGACGATGTGGACGAATTCGCTCAGATGCTGCGCACGGGGACGTCGCAACATCAAGCGATCATGGAAGATGATATCAATTTCAACACCCCTTGGCGTACCGACAAGGGCTCCCGGACTTGGTACTCCAACTTGATTCGCGACCGCAGCCAGTTCGATCATAGCTTTTTCAAAATGAGTCCTCGCGAAGCCGCCGCCATGGACCCGCAGCAccgtctctttctccagGCGGCGTATCAAGCTGTCGAACAGTCTGGATATTTCTTGGAGCCAGGCCACAATGAGACCAAGTTACCTGAAGACTCTGTTGGAGTTTTC CATGTCTCATGCTACGACCCAAACGCTTATACAGCGACAGGGAATCTGCGCGCTTTCCTTGCCGGCAGAGTTTCTCACCACTTCGGGTGGACAGGCCCGGCATTGACCTTAGATActgcctgctcctcctctgcagTCGCTATTCATCTTGCGTGTCGTAGTATCCTGTCAGGAGAATGCTCTGCCGCGCTGGCTGGTGGTGTTGCGGTTATGAGCAGTCCTTTCTGGTTCCAAAATCTAGGTGCCGCCAGCTTCCTCAGTCCTACCGGCCAGTGCAAGCCGTTCGACGAGAAGGGAGACGGATACTGTCGATCAGAAGGAATCGGTTGTgtgatgttgaagaagatgagtgCTGCAGTCGCCAATAATGACCAGATTCTGGGTTGCATCGGAGCAAGTGCAGTACACCAGAACCAGAACTGCACTGCCGTGGTTGTGCCCAACAAGCCTTCATTGGCACCTCTATTCAAACAGGTTATTTCCAAGTCAGGTCTGACTCCAGCGGATATCTCGCTCGTCGAGGCCCATGGGACGGGAACCGCTGTTGGGGACCCAGCAGAGTACGCCAGTATTGCCGACGCCCTCAACGTTGCTTCTCGGCCAAGTCCGCTAATTCTTGGATCAGTCAAGGGACATATTGGCCACACTGAGGCCGCAGCTGGAGTCGTCTCATTGATCAAAGTACTCATGATGATGAACGAAGGCTTCATACCGCCACAAGCCAGTCACACCCGTCTTAGCCCGCGCATCACTGCTGCAACTGACAAGTTGCGCATCTCCACCTCGCTACGCCCGTGGGAGACAGACCAGAAAGCAGCGTTGGTCAACAGCTATGGAGCTTCAGGTTCCAACACGTCCATGGTgattctccagcttccaaAGCGCCACACATTTCCGCATCAAGGTGTGACCAAGGATGGATTAGCCCAGCCATTCTGGATCTCGGGTACAAATGAAGTCGAGATCACGGCCTATTGTGCGCGCCTAGCCGAGTATATTCGAACACGACCGACTGTACGGCTGGACGACCTTTCCTTCAACCTGAGTCGGCAATGCAATCGGACTCTCGCACGCCAACTTGTCTTCAGCTGTCGCTCCATGTCAGAGCTGCAGGCAATGCTATCACGTGGAGCTTCAGCTGAGGGCAGCAGCAAGGTTGTCCCTACAGAGCGCCCTGTGATCCTTTGCTTTGGCGGACAAGTCTCTACCTTTGTCGGCTTGAACCGCTTAGTGTACGAGAATGTTGGTCTCCTGCGCCGTTATCTTGACGAATGCGATATGGCCATGACAAACATGGGGTTGGAGAGTATTTACCCGGAAATATTCTCCACCAGTCCGGTTCAAGACACAGTCAAGCTGCAATGCATGCTTTTCGCGATGCAGTATAGCTGCGCGCGGTGCTGGTTAGATTGTGGCGTTTCGACCAGAATCGCTGCGGTTGTGGGACACAGTTTCGGCGAACTCACTGCATTGAGTATTTCCGGTGTCCTCAGTGTTCAGGACACCATCAAGCTCGTAGCTGGCCGGGCACGCCTGATCCGCGATCAATGGGGAAGCGATAGAGGCGCTATGATGGCAGTCGAAGGGGATGAGAGTACCATCCAGCAACtcctggaagaagcatccCAGCAGACGCCGTCCGACCACCCTGCCACCATTGCCTGCTATAATGGCCCGCGCAGTTTCACGCTAGGAGGATCAACTGCTGCCATTGAGGGGGTAAAGGAAACCCTGCTTAGCAAGTATCCGTACATTCGGCACAAACGGTTGAATGTGACAAATGCATTCCACTGTAGCCTTGTCGGAAACATTGTGGAGCCTCTAAACCAGCTGGGCGAAGAATTGACGTTCAACTCCCCCGTCATTCATATTGAACATTCGTCTTCTACTCCATCGACCGGAGCGCGCCCGTCGTCCACGTTCGTCGCCGATCATCTGCGTAAGCCGGTGTATTTCTACCACGCGATTGAGCGTCTTGCCCGAGCTTATCCCGATAGTATCTGGCTTGAAGCGGGCTCCAACTCTACAATCACCACCATGGCTGGTAGGGCCCTGCGTCCGACCTCTGACATAGTTGGACAGTCGCATCACCATTTCCAAGCACTCAACATCACTCACGGCGGCCGGGGCTCAGATAGCCTTACTGAGACAACGCTCTCTCTGTGGAAGGAAGGCCTTCGAGTTTCATTCTGGCAGCACCACCCCGTGCAAAAAGACCAATATGAGCACCTGATCCTTCCGCCGCGGCAGTTTGCGAGAACCCGTCATGGACTGGATATTATTGCTCCCAAGACAGATCAAGGTGCAGCCCAGCAAACAGGAGTTCCAAAGCCAGATGGTCTGTGGACTTTCGTAGGCTATGAAGACAACAACAGGAGCCGGCCTCGGTTCCTTATCAACAGTAATTCCGAAAAGTACCTTGCGATGGTGGAGGGCCATGTCATGGCTCGTACGGCGGCGATCTGCCCTGCTGGATTGGAGGTCGACATGGCCATTGAAGCTCTATTCAGCTTGCAACCggagtggaaggagagacGACTCCAACCCATGCTAAGAGACATGGTCAACTCAGCCCCTGTTTGTCTTGATCCAATACGAAAATTCTGGctacagctatctgctgctgACGAGTCGTGTATGCTATGGGACTGGAACATCACAAGCACGCGTGAAGGAAGTAGTTCGAGTCTTCTGCATGTCAAGGGCTCCCTGCAGATCCGCAGTCCGGAGGATCCGCTCTACCGGAATGATTTTGCGCGTCTCGAGAGGCTCGTTCCATACCGTCAGTGTACGGATATTTTAGCCTTGGCGGGTGCACAGCCTGACGACCTGGACGATGAGATCCACGTCCTCCAAGGGCGCAACGTATACCAAGGCTTCAGTGATGTCATCTCCTACACACCCCTGTACCGTAGTCTTCGGCGGCTCGTGGGCCGTGGTAATGAGAGTGCTGGGTGCGTGATACGCAAGCGGTCTCATGAAACATGGCTCGATGTGCCGCTGAGCGAATGTTTTATGCAGACAGGAGGTATCTGGGTCAGCTGTATGACGGATCGCAGCCCAGACGATGTCTTCATTGCCACTGGGTGTGAGCTATGGATGCGGTCTCCAAGTCTGGCCGAcgtgaaggagaagggcgaagACGGCACTGAGAAATGGCATGTTCTTGCTCGTCATTTGCGCGTGTCCGACAAAGTATATTTGACAGATGTATTCGTCTTCGACTCGCGCACTGGAGCCCTAACAGAAGTCATCATGGGCACCAAGTTCAGTCGGCTTCCGAAGACCGTTATGCGCAAAATCTTGTCTGATTTCCATCCGGGCAACCCCAGTGTCCATGAAAAGGATATCGTCACTGCGGCGCCCAAGCAACCCATAATTCAGGCACAAGAAATCGTCTTAGCCGAAGCACCTCGGAAGCACAAGTCCGTGCAGAAACGAGATATCACAGGTCAAGTCTGCCAGCTTCTTTCCAGTGTTTCTGGTATTGAACCGGCGAAGATAAACCAGAATGCGGAGCTATCAGATCTCGGCGTCGACTCACTAATGGCCATGGAGCTCGCTCGTGAGATAGAGGGAGTATTCAAATTCTCACCAGATCACAACGACCTGCTCGAGGCTACTacggtcgagaagctgacGAACTATATCTCAAGCTCGATACCCGGCTCCTCGGCCGCTTCTGAAAATATCGACAATCACGGTTCTCCTAACGATACAGACTCGTCGGGCGAGTCGGACCCGGCGACCCCTACTGTGGCATGCTCTTCTACTGATGATTTTCGCGAACCATTCATCATTACCTCGTCTAGAGATGAAGCTGAGGTCCTCTCTCTTGCGGAAAGCGACGACACCTTCCTCAAATCGCAACGGCCGATTGTAGAGATGGCAAAACAAAATACTGACCGAGAGGAGATCGCTGAACAATACGTGGCTCGATATACAGCGGGGTTCATTCCCCCAGTGTCGTCGCGGTCATCCGCGCGAGAACACAGCGGTAATGTCGTGATAATTACTGGTGCAACTGGGAGTCTCGGGTCGCACCTAGTAGCGAGCTTCGCCCGCGACCCGTCCGTTCGTACAGTTATCTGCTTAAACCGGCGTAGCAAGACCCCGGGCACCCTCCGACAGAGTCAAGCACTCTCAACGCGCAAGCTACAACTGACGGAGGCTGAATCCAGCAAGCTTCGCATGCTTGACGGCAACACCAGCGAGCCGCATCTGGGTCTTGCAGCGGATGAGTACACCTGGCTCGCTCGGAATGCCACTCACATTGTGCACAATGCATGGCCCATGAGTCTAGCGCGTCCCATTCACACCTTTGTGCCTCAGTTTCAAGCGTTGCGAAATCTCCTTGACCTGGCACGCGAAATGGCGTGCAATTGCAGCCCGAACGGCATGAGGGTCGGCTTCCAATTCGTTTCTTCAATCAGTGTAGTCGGCTCCGCAGCCCAGCAGCGTGTGCTAGAGCAACGGGTTGATCTTCGCTCGTCCTTGCCCATCGGCTACCCAGAGGCTAAATGGGTATGTGAGCGCATGCTCGATGAAACGCTCCACCGTTACCCTGACCATTTCCGCCCAATGGTCGTGCGCCCCGGTCAAATCACCGGCTCTAGTCATACCGGTTGTTGGCCGCATACGGAGCATATGCCATTGCTTATCAAGACCGCACAGACTCTGCAGGCGTGGCCGGATCTTGACGGACCTCTGCACTGGGTCCCCGTTGACACTGTCGCTCAGACAATGGttgatctccttctccctggTATTGAGTCGGACTCGAACCAAACTGGCACAACCCTCAACAAGAGCGAACCCGACGCATATCCAGTCTACCACATCGACAACCCGGTGGGGCAGCCCTGGAAGGAAATGACGCCGATCATAACATCGGCGCTCAACATTCCCTCAGATAGAGTCATTCCCTACCAAGAGTTCCTTAACCTTCTGCGCTCCTCTCCACTAGACCGAGACCGCGAGATACCCGCAGCTAAGATCATGGATTTCTTTACGCGAGATTTCGAGCATATGGCCTGCGGCGGGTTAGTCTTAGACACAACGCTTTCTCAGGAGCATTCGGCCACGTTGGCTGCTCAAGGGCCTgtcaccgaggaagag AATATGAAGATTCTGACTCTTTGA